A stretch of the Engraulis encrasicolus isolate BLACKSEA-1 chromosome 19, IST_EnEncr_1.0, whole genome shotgun sequence genome encodes the following:
- the ptger2a gene encoding prostaglandin E receptor 2a (subtype EP2), giving the protein MDGENATPGHVQIQDGENDTCHRRHDVEPGSPLISAVMFAAGVLGNVVALVLLEVRRRKEKSRQRLSLFRLLVTTLVITDLAGTCLVSPLVLTSYSMNTSMIGMGDNSVVCNYFGFTMTFFSLATLSILLAMALERCLSIGYPYLYGRYISKRCGYLTLPVIYLLCFLFCLMPFFGFGKYVQYCPGTWCFIDMNPRGVEDRVYSEVYATVMLVIVVTIVACNGFVVYHLVLMYRRRSRMNGGSITTRSKKDRRYFSMAEEFEHLSLLVFMTVIFVICSLPLMIRVYINSTYKDDQSKEHHKTDLVALRFLSINSIIDPWVFIILSPSVLRFLWGAMCKSPVLRSPRESLFFRSSLARNSLGGGGGGGGTGGGSVKSLQSSARLEPLCQGSTVIPDIACTTTLTTTNNTTGTTTTHMV; this is encoded by the exons ATGGACGGGGAGAATGCCACCCCCGGACACGTACAGATCCAGGACGGGGAGAATGACACCTGTCACAGGAGACACGACGTGGAGCCCGGCAGCCCGCTCATCAGCGCGGTCATGTTCGCCGCGGGAGTCCTCGGCAACGTCGTAGCCCTGGTGCTCCTGGAGGTCCGGCggaggaaggagaagagcagGCAGCGGCTCTCGCTGTTCCGCCTGCTGGTGACCACGCTGGTCATCACGGACCTCGCCGGGACATGCCTGGTCAGCCCTCTGGTGCTGACCTCCTACTCCATGAACACCTCCATGATTGGCATGGGCGACAACAGCGTCGTCTGTAACTATTTCGGCTTCACCATGACTTTTTTCAGCTTGGCAACTCTATCCATACTGTTGGCGATGGCTCTGGAGAGGTGCCTTTCCATCGGCTATCCTTACCTGTACGGGCGGTACATCAGCAAGCGTTGTGGGTACCTCACGCTGCCTGTAATATACCTGCTGTGCTTTCTGTTTTGCCTAATGCCTTTTTTTGGCTTCGGGAAGTACGTCCAGTACTGTCCCGGGACCTGGTGCTTTATTGACATGAATCCGCGGGGCGTGGAGGACCGCGTGTACTCGGAGGTCTACGCGACCGTCATGCTCGTGATTGTAGTGACTATAGTGGCCTGCAACGGCTTTGTGGTCTACCACTTGGTGTTGATGTACCGGCGGAGAAGCCGAATGAACGGTGGGTCCATTACCACGCGGAGCAAAAAGGACCGGCGGTACTTCTCCATGGCTGAGGAGTTCGAGCATCTCAGCCTCTTGGTGTTCATGACGGTCATATTCGTCATCTGTTCACTTCCGTTGATG ATCCGTGTGTACATCAACTCCACGTATAAGGACGACCAGAGCAAGGAGCACCACAAGACGGACCTGGTGGCCCTGCGTTTCCTGTCCATCAACTCCATCATCGACCCCTGGGTCTTCATCATCCTCAGCCCCTCCGTCCTGCGCTTCCTCTGGGGGGCCATGTGCAAGAGCCCGGTGCTGCGTTCGCCGCGAGAGTCCCTCTTCTTCCGGAGCTCGCTTGCTCGGAACTcgctgggtggtggtggcggtggcggtggcacgggtggtggtagtgtcaagAGCTTGCAGAGCAGCGCCCGGTTGGAGCCTTTGTGCCAGGGCAGTACTGTCATCCCAGACATTGCctgcaccaccaccctcaccaccaccaacaacaccaccggCACCACCACTACACACATGGTGTAA